One part of the Desulfonema ishimotonii genome encodes these proteins:
- a CDS encoding LysR family transcriptional regulator, with protein sequence MEIRHFKTLRAIVEKGSFIKASEALNYAQSSVTSHIQAIEEYYGQPVFDRIGRRVVLNVFGKTVYSHAIRLLETYDTVCNLTADADRPSGKLRIGAPESTMIYRLYPVLWQYKEMYPDVEIIMQNFICPRMRGALRTGELDLAILLEPRRADADLCIDELIQEEMSIVLPGDYPNRQLTSTAGLAVLYTEKGCSYREIFQGLLAKQGIHAENIVETGSIEVIRRYVLCGIGLSFLPTITVREEIESGAIRHIPWQNDPPVMIQLARHKDKWITPAMRAFIRLTIEHAKEW encoded by the coding sequence ATGGAAATTCGCCATTTCAAAACACTCAGGGCCATTGTGGAAAAGGGCAGTTTTATAAAAGCGTCGGAAGCGCTCAATTATGCACAGTCTTCTGTCACTTCGCATATTCAGGCCATTGAGGAATATTACGGCCAGCCGGTATTTGACCGCATCGGCAGGCGTGTGGTGCTGAATGTATTCGGGAAAACTGTTTACAGCCATGCTATCAGACTGCTTGAAACCTATGACACGGTGTGCAATCTTACGGCGGATGCGGACCGGCCATCGGGGAAGCTTCGCATCGGTGCGCCGGAATCCACGATGATTTACCGGCTGTATCCGGTTCTCTGGCAATACAAGGAAATGTATCCCGATGTTGAGATCATCATGCAGAATTTCATATGCCCCCGGATGCGGGGAGCGCTGAGAACCGGAGAGCTGGATCTGGCCATATTGCTGGAACCCAGACGCGCCGATGCCGATCTCTGTATCGATGAACTGATTCAGGAAGAGATGAGCATTGTGTTGCCCGGAGATTACCCGAACCGCCAACTGACTTCGACGGCCGGACTTGCGGTGCTTTATACTGAAAAGGGATGCAGTTACAGGGAAATCTTTCAGGGGCTGCTGGCAAAACAGGGGATTCACGCGGAAAATATCGTGGAAACCGGGAGCATTGAGGTGATCAGACGGTATGTCTTATGCGGAATCGGCCTTTCCTTTTTGCCGACGATTACCGTCCGGGAAGAGATAGAATCCGGTGCCATCCGCCATATCCCGTGGCAAAACGATCCCCCGGTGATGATTCAGCTTGCCCGCCACAAAGACAAGTGGATCACGCCTGCAATGCGGGCGTTTATACGACTGACGATTGAACATGCGAAAGAGTGGTAA
- a CDS encoding APC family permease, with the protein MNQRQLGPVLLSGLMIGPVLGSGIILLPPVAYRQIGQFAMAAWLIMMGLGAVFAAIFAKLSLVFPGSEGVSVAVRKAFGPSVGQVASNYIISAVCVGPVAVLMTASDMIARTFLLPPQWLPLISGGLLFLCLVMLLREITAVGKIAFVASSAVAVILLVGSGVTIAIDHAPAMTGGAFEPVRFGHTLLLLFWAIVGWEILGNYSAEVRTPRKTIPRAAILSVAVISGIYLLVACAIERTGLPGGDVTVADIITPLLGRYSTVILAGITTALCTCTYLMIAGGIARLIHSLASDGRLPSGLAYRNRNSAPGAAIFLLAGMHLVVLLLLSLGMIRLEQVIAFANVFFLSNALLCIAAAMRLLDSALLRVGGGMLCAGFMILLLFSDPWIIGLMIGETLVTLRRGGRKPLHGVGRSLHSQ; encoded by the coding sequence ATGAATCAACGTCAGTTGGGCCCTGTGCTGCTGAGCGGATTGATGATCGGCCCGGTTCTGGGATCGGGGATTATCCTGCTGCCGCCGGTGGCGTATCGGCAGATCGGGCAGTTTGCCATGGCCGCATGGCTGATCATGATGGGGCTGGGGGCCGTGTTTGCCGCCATATTTGCAAAGCTGTCCCTGGTCTTTCCGGGGTCGGAAGGGGTATCCGTTGCCGTGCGAAAGGCCTTCGGCCCTTCGGTCGGGCAGGTGGCGTCCAATTACATCATCTCAGCCGTGTGTGTGGGACCGGTTGCCGTGCTGATGACCGCGTCCGATATGATTGCACGGACATTTCTCCTGCCGCCGCAATGGCTGCCCCTGATTTCAGGCGGGCTGCTTTTTCTCTGTCTCGTCATGCTGCTGCGGGAGATCACGGCTGTCGGTAAGATCGCATTCGTCGCCAGCAGCGCTGTTGCGGTCATACTTCTGGTGGGAAGCGGTGTCACCATTGCGATTGACCACGCGCCCGCCATGACGGGCGGGGCATTTGAGCCGGTCAGATTCGGCCACACCCTGCTGCTGCTTTTCTGGGCCATTGTCGGCTGGGAGATTCTCGGCAACTATTCGGCAGAGGTCCGAACGCCCCGGAAAACCATCCCCCGCGCCGCCATTCTGAGTGTTGCGGTTATCAGCGGCATCTATCTGCTGGTGGCCTGTGCGATTGAGCGGACCGGCCTGCCGGGGGGGGACGTGACGGTTGCGGATATCATCACGCCCCTGCTGGGCCGCTATTCAACCGTCATTTTGGCGGGCATCACCACCGCGCTGTGTACCTGCACGTATCTGATGATTGCGGGGGGCATCGCCCGGCTGATCCACAGCCTGGCATCCGACGGCAGGCTGCCTTCGGGGCTGGCATACCGCAACAGAAACAGCGCTCCCGGGGCGGCCATCTTTTTGCTGGCAGGCATGCATCTGGTCGTACTTCTGCTTCTGAGCCTCGGCATGATCCGCCTGGAGCAGGTGATTGCGTTTGCAAATGTCTTTTTTCTTTCAAACGCGCTGCTCTGCATAGCGGCGGCCATGCGGCTGCTGGACTCGGCACTGCTTCGTGTTGGCGGGGGAATGCTTTGTGCGGGGTTTATGATATTGCTTCTTTTTTCAGATCCGTGGATCATCGGGCTGATGATCGGGGAGACCCTTGTTACGTTGCGGAGGGGAGGGAGGAAGCCGTTGCACGGGGTTGGAAGATCCCTTCACAGTCAGTGA
- a CDS encoding DUF1294 domain-containing protein, giving the protein MKIKGKISSWNDEKGFGFITPDAGGKQVFIHINAFGNRNRRPDINQVITYALSKDKQGRPCAVKATLPGERFHKKTTRKRGSVSVFIAVFFLIIVGASAITSKMTFFIFAFYMAISLLTFIMYALDKSAARKGRWRTRESTLHLLSLAGGWPGAIAAQQKLRHKSEKESFRLIFWVTVLLNSSAFFWLFAANGTATLKSLMDSVRF; this is encoded by the coding sequence ATGAAAATCAAAGGAAAAATATCCTCCTGGAACGATGAAAAAGGATTCGGATTTATCACGCCTGATGCGGGTGGCAAACAGGTCTTCATTCATATCAACGCCTTCGGCAACCGCAATCGACGCCCCGATATCAATCAGGTTATAACCTATGCGCTGTCCAAAGATAAACAGGGCCGACCATGTGCTGTAAAAGCAACCCTGCCCGGAGAACGTTTTCACAAAAAGACAACGCGGAAGAGGGGTTCGGTATCCGTCTTTATTGCTGTTTTCTTCCTCATTATTGTCGGTGCTTCTGCCATCACATCTAAAATGACGTTTTTCATCTTCGCATTTTATATGGCCATCAGCCTGCTCACGTTCATCATGTACGCATTGGATAAATCAGCCGCCCGGAAGGGACGCTGGCGAACCCGGGAAAGCACCCTGCACCTGCTTTCACTGGCAGGCGGGTGGCCGGGCGCAATCGCTGCGCAACAAAAGTTACGCCACAAGTCCGAAAAAGAATCTTTCCGCCTGATTTTCTGGGTAACGGTTTTGCTGAACAGCAGTGCATTTTTCTGGCTGTTCGCGGCAAACGGCACAGCCACCCTGAAATCTCTGATGGACAGTGTCCGATTTTAG
- the rfaQ gene encoding putative lipopolysaccharide heptosyltransferase III codes for MTQKTGKYPMPDMSVPPENLRRILIIKMRYIGDTVLVTPLIRALKAGLPRARIDVLVNRDTAPVLDGHWQVGRIWQFDYPRAKKNPVRVLPLMKQIRDQRYDLVIDLTNNDRSALFTRISGAALRIGYYSEHRLRRKMCYTHVIDAVLGDGHTTDHHLKPAALLGLPVSDPHPELTVLPARAKAVEEKLGAAGIGPNTPFAVIHPGARRWYKSWPPERFARLADAITETYGIPVVLSGSPGDRAVCDRIAAHMGRTPLSLAGAFALGELPALISKSICLIGNDSAPIHIATAVRTPAIALFGPTPWAAWYPRREQDKVIAAEYPCRPCGHSRADCPLGDGYCMGSIRFETVWEATDSILKQHLGKDL; via the coding sequence ATGACGCAGAAAACAGGAAAATACCCCATGCCGGACATGTCCGTCCCGCCGGAGAACCTCCGGCGGATTCTCATCATCAAAATGCGCTACATCGGGGATACTGTGCTGGTGACGCCGCTGATAAGGGCGCTGAAAGCCGGTCTGCCCCGGGCCCGGATCGACGTACTCGTCAACCGGGATACGGCCCCGGTCCTCGACGGCCACTGGCAGGTGGGCCGAATATGGCAATTTGACTATCCCCGCGCCAAAAAAAACCCCGTCCGCGTTCTGCCCCTGATGAAACAGATCCGGGACCAACGTTACGATCTGGTCATCGACCTGACCAACAACGACCGCTCTGCCCTGTTTACCCGCATCTCCGGCGCGGCCCTGCGGATCGGCTATTACAGCGAACACCGGCTTCGGCGGAAAATGTGCTATACCCATGTGATTGACGCCGTCCTCGGAGACGGCCACACGACGGATCATCATCTGAAGCCCGCAGCGCTTCTGGGACTCCCTGTCTCCGACCCGCACCCGGAACTGACGGTTCTGCCGGCGCGGGCAAAAGCGGTTGAAGAAAAACTGGGGGCGGCCGGGATCGGCCCGAATACGCCCTTTGCGGTGATTCACCCCGGGGCCCGGCGCTGGTACAAAAGCTGGCCCCCGGAGCGCTTTGCCCGGCTGGCCGACGCCATTACGGAGACATACGGCATTCCGGTGGTACTCTCCGGCAGTCCGGGGGACCGGGCGGTCTGTGACCGGATCGCCGCCCACATGGGCCGGACGCCCCTCAGCCTAGCCGGAGCGTTTGCCCTTGGGGAACTGCCCGCCCTGATTTCAAAAAGCATCTGCCTCATCGGGAACGACTCCGCGCCCATTCACATCGCCACAGCGGTGCGGACCCCGGCTATCGCCCTGTTCGGCCCCACACCGTGGGCGGCCTGGTATCCCCGGCGCGAACAGGACAAAGTGATTGCGGCGGAATATCCGTGCAGGCCCTGCGGCCACTCCCGCGCCGACTGCCCCCTGGGGGACGGCTACTGCATGGGCAGCATCCGTTTTGAAACGGTTTGGGAGGCGACAGACAGCATCCTGAAGCAACATCTGGGAAAGGATTTGTAA
- a CDS encoding glycosyltransferase family 2 protein, whose translation MEFPLISIIIPVYNRKTFIVDALTSALAQTWPCLEIIVVDDGSDDGTWEVLETFEPDIIRVRQPRNMGQSAARNRGITLCRGDYILFLDSDDALLPDALENLWTALWPLECRNPAWGFSYGKRLTCNERLEPVKVRHRKRYCSGEVLPRMLSDHFIHTGTYLVRKSYVESVGGFKEDLAAKEDLLFNLSLAARCRFIFTDRPIVRYRRHNGVRARNDARVIDQGTRHLDYFFDEHPSLRSDEIRKARKTAYADTHKHLGKLAWRARQPVRYLRHWRGMCAFRPAYRVHPKYLFRALVSAGYVRLGRE comes from the coding sequence ATGGAATTTCCTCTGATCAGCATTATCATCCCGGTTTACAACCGCAAAACCTTTATCGTGGACGCCCTCACCAGCGCCCTGGCCCAGACCTGGCCCTGCCTGGAGATTATCGTGGTGGATGACGGGTCCGATGACGGGACATGGGAGGTGCTGGAGACCTTTGAGCCGGATATCATCCGGGTGCGCCAGCCCCGCAACATGGGCCAGTCGGCCGCGAGAAACCGGGGCATTACTCTGTGCAGGGGGGACTACATCCTCTTTCTCGACTCGGACGACGCCCTGCTGCCGGACGCCCTGGAAAATCTCTGGACCGCCCTCTGGCCCCTGGAGTGCCGGAATCCGGCCTGGGGCTTCAGCTACGGAAAGCGCCTGACCTGTAACGAACGGCTGGAGCCGGTAAAGGTCCGGCACCGGAAGCGGTATTGTTCGGGCGAGGTTCTCCCCCGGATGCTCTCGGACCACTTTATCCACACCGGGACCTATCTGGTGCGGAAATCCTATGTCGAATCAGTGGGGGGGTTTAAGGAGGATCTGGCCGCCAAAGAGGATCTGCTCTTCAATCTCTCCCTCGCGGCCCGGTGCCGCTTTATCTTCACTGACCGGCCCATTGTCCGGTATCGGCGGCATAACGGAGTCCGGGCCAGGAATGACGCGCGGGTCATCGACCAGGGGACACGGCATCTTGATTATTTCTTTGACGAACACCCGTCCCTCAGATCCGATGAGATCCGGAAGGCCCGGAAAACGGCCTATGCCGACACCCACAAGCATCTGGGAAAACTGGCGTGGCGCGCCCGTCAGCCGGTCCGGTATCTGCGCCACTGGCGGGGCATGTGCGCCTTCCGGCCCGCCTACCGGGTGCATCCCAAATACCTGTTCCGCGCCCTGGTGTCTGCCGGGTATGTCCGGCTGGGCCGGGAGTAA
- a CDS encoding ATP-binding cassette domain-containing protein, with product MKTIIDDLSFTFEKGKFYGITGPNGGGKTSLSKMIMGINPITSGSIFLDGGDITDLEITDRARAGIAYGFQNSARFKGTTFRDLLSIAAGTDDEKALIRIIARVGICSLDFLDKPVNAKLSGGEIKKIELATIIARNPKVAIYDEPDTGIDLWTIGPMVELLRKEQAERGTTTLVVSHNRTFLEAADVIVLIKEGKVAYSGDLDGALPILTDLSVCTFGDICEGENDAECYR from the coding sequence ATGAAAACGATTATTGATGATCTGAGTTTTACGTTTGAAAAAGGGAAATTCTACGGCATTACCGGCCCCAACGGGGGCGGCAAGACCAGCCTTTCCAAAATGATCATGGGCATCAACCCGATCACGTCCGGCAGCATCTTCCTGGACGGCGGGGACATTACAGATCTGGAGATCACGGACCGCGCCAGGGCGGGCATTGCCTACGGATTTCAGAATTCGGCACGGTTCAAGGGCACGACCTTCCGCGACCTGCTGTCCATTGCCGCAGGCACGGATGACGAGAAGGCGCTGATCCGAATCATCGCACGGGTGGGCATCTGCTCCCTTGATTTTCTGGACAAACCCGTGAACGCCAAGCTCTCCGGCGGCGAGATCAAGAAGATCGAGCTGGCGACCATCATTGCCCGGAACCCCAAAGTTGCCATTTACGACGAGCCGGACACGGGCATTGACCTGTGGACCATCGGCCCGATGGTGGAGCTGCTCAGAAAAGAGCAGGCCGAGAGAGGGACCACCACCCTTGTGGTCAGCCACAACCGGACGTTTCTGGAGGCTGCTGACGTGATCGTGCTGATTAAGGAGGGAAAGGTGGCGTACAGTGGCGATTTGGACGGGGCGCTTCCGATTCTGACGGATCTGAGCGTATGTACTTTCGGAGATATCTGTGAGGGAGAGAACGATGCTGAATGCTATAGATAA
- a CDS encoding DUF4124 domain-containing protein translates to MKLSSVLLILSALLVIIGTVGYLYQNGDPERIIRRNLPEIRATIERYLPRKETSPPPERERPPAATSVREHRKPALPDPENAAPRKPEAVPEEMKQALQNIASRPAPPLPVPAENGENPMTISLPGDTGAAPDIVYSWRDQNGVRHFTNTPPPETATDISKIIDRR, encoded by the coding sequence ATGAAACTATCCTCCGTTTTGCTTATCCTGTCGGCCCTGCTGGTCATTATCGGAACTGTGGGATATCTGTATCAGAACGGCGATCCGGAGCGCATCATCCGCCGGAATCTCCCTGAAATCCGGGCAACGATCGAACGCTATCTGCCCCGGAAGGAGACCTCCCCGCCGCCGGAACGGGAACGTCCCCCTGCGGCGACTTCCGTCCGGGAACACCGAAAACCGGCGCTTCCCGATCCCGAAAATGCGGCACCCCGGAAACCGGAAGCGGTCCCTGAGGAGATGAAACAGGCGCTTCAAAACATCGCCTCCCGACCGGCGCCCCCGTTGCCTGTCCCGGCTGAAAATGGTGAAAATCCGATGACGATCAGCCTGCCGGGAGACACCGGGGCAGCCCCGGATATCGTCTATTCATGGCGGGATCAGAACGGCGTCCGCCACTTTACCAACACGCCACCGCCTGAAACCGCGACCGATATCAGTAAAATCATCGACCGCCGGTAA
- a CDS encoding universal stress protein — MEVRKILWPTDFSSSAEKALPHVKSLTEKYSAEIHVVYVVEDTAHHDPWYGVFDEDHVNRIVEYGQKVAGERLGQICKKYLEGCPLYIRHIAMGDPAQEILKLIGYEKIDMVVMTTRGQEGLFPFGSVTEKVVKNSPVPVITVPILKEETETEA; from the coding sequence ATGGAAGTCAGGAAAATTCTTTGGCCCACAGACTTTTCAAGTAGTGCCGAAAAAGCCCTTCCCCACGTTAAATCACTGACCGAAAAGTACAGTGCGGAAATTCATGTGGTATACGTGGTTGAGGACACCGCCCACCACGATCCCTGGTACGGCGTATTTGATGAGGATCATGTGAACCGGATCGTCGAATACGGGCAGAAGGTTGCAGGCGAAAGGCTCGGACAGATCTGCAAAAAATATCTGGAAGGCTGTCCGCTCTACATCCGGCACATTGCAATGGGTGACCCTGCGCAGGAGATTCTGAAGCTGATCGGGTATGAAAAAATCGACATGGTCGTAATGACAACACGCGGTCAGGAAGGCCTTTTCCCCTTTGGCAGCGTCACGGAAAAGGTGGTCAAAAATTCGCCGGTTCCCGTTATCACAGTCCCCATCCTCAAAGAGGAAACCGAAACAGAGGCATAA
- a CDS encoding SufB/SufD family protein → MLNAIDKELLRAVADLEGIPKGAFNIRKNGKLLGREVSANINIETNAEGTGIVIRIRPGTVSESVHIPVILSQAGLHDVVYNTFVVGDDSDVTIIAGCGIHCGSSESEGHSGIHEFRIGKNAKMRYVEKHVALGEGRGKRILNPTTKVVLEENAWAEMELSQLGGVDEAKRLNAAELGPGSTLMITERVMTDATQTAESRNELLLTGEGSKANIVSRSVVKGNSKQDFFVNLEARAKCYGHIECDAIIMDNGISETVPALKALHPDAELTHEASIGKIANDQLMKLMSLGLTYDEAVDRIIRGFLK, encoded by the coding sequence ATGCTGAATGCTATAGATAAGGAACTGCTCAGGGCTGTGGCCGATTTGGAGGGGATTCCCAAAGGGGCGTTTAATATCCGCAAAAACGGAAAGCTTCTGGGCCGCGAGGTGTCCGCCAATATCAATATCGAGACCAATGCCGAGGGCACGGGCATTGTCATCCGCATCAGGCCGGGGACGGTCAGCGAGTCGGTCCACATTCCGGTGATCCTGAGTCAGGCCGGTCTGCACGACGTGGTTTATAATACCTTTGTCGTGGGGGATGATTCGGATGTGACCATCATTGCGGGATGCGGCATCCACTGCGGCAGTTCCGAGTCCGAGGGCCATTCGGGCATCCACGAGTTCAGGATCGGGAAAAACGCAAAGATGCGGTATGTGGAAAAGCATGTGGCCCTGGGGGAGGGCAGGGGAAAGCGGATTCTCAACCCCACCACCAAAGTCGTGCTGGAAGAAAACGCCTGGGCGGAGATGGAGCTTTCCCAGCTGGGCGGCGTGGATGAGGCCAAACGGCTCAACGCGGCAGAGCTGGGACCGGGCAGCACCCTGATGATCACCGAGCGGGTGATGACCGACGCGACCCAGACCGCCGAATCCCGCAACGAACTGTTGCTGACCGGTGAGGGGAGCAAGGCCAATATCGTCTCCCGGTCCGTGGTCAAAGGCAACTCCAAGCAGGATTTCTTTGTCAATCTGGAGGCCCGCGCCAAATGCTACGGCCACATCGAGTGTGACGCCATCATCATGGACAACGGCATCAGCGAGACCGTTCCGGCCCTGAAAGCGCTCCACCCGGATGCGGAGCTGACCCACGAGGCCTCCATCGGAAAGATTGCCAATGATCAGCTGATGAAGCTGATGAGCCTCGGTCTGACCTACGACGAGGCCGTTGATCGGATTATCCGGGGATTTCTGAAATAA